In Zunongwangia profunda SM-A87, the following proteins share a genomic window:
- a CDS encoding phospho-sugar mutase: MSQPKPEILAKAQSWLTDVFDEETKKEINNLIENDPSELEDSFYKNAAFGTGGMRGVMGVGTNRINKYTLGKNTQGLSNFLKREFSGEALKVAIAYDCRNNSKELAQVVADVFSANDIEVFLFSDLRPTPELSFAVKDLDCHCGIVLTASHNPPEYNGYKVYWQDGGQLVPPQDKALVEEINGLEYEAINFDANTDLIHKIDKEVDEKFINASVKNGSFDTSAEAKADLGIVFTSLHGTSITMVPPVLEKAGFTNVTIVEEQREPDGNFPTVKSPNPEEPEALKMALDIAEEKGADIVIGTDPDCDRLGIAVRNSENKLELLNGNQTMVVMTWFLLEQWKKADKIEGNEFIASTIVSTPMLKNLSEAYGVEYKEVLTGFKWIAKLIKDHPELDFIGGGEESFGYMVGDFVRDKDAVTSTLLACEISAFLKAQGSSFYEKLLELYTTYGLYKEELISLVKKGIEGEQEIKQMLIDLREKPWETIDGEKVVLVEDYQSSIAKNQNDHTETEITIPKSNVLIYYTEDGTKIAARPSGTEPKIKFYFSVNTSLDSVSDFEEKNKELKEKISRIKAELQLG; this comes from the coding sequence ATGTCACAACCTAAACCTGAAATTTTAGCGAAGGCCCAATCATGGCTTACCGATGTTTTTGATGAAGAAACTAAAAAAGAAATCAACAATCTTATAGAAAATGATCCGTCTGAACTAGAAGATAGTTTCTATAAAAATGCGGCTTTCGGTACAGGTGGAATGCGCGGAGTGATGGGTGTGGGCACCAACCGAATCAACAAATATACCTTGGGTAAAAATACACAGGGACTTTCCAACTTCCTAAAAAGAGAATTTTCAGGAGAAGCTTTAAAAGTTGCAATTGCTTATGATTGCAGAAACAACAGTAAAGAACTGGCACAGGTGGTTGCTGATGTATTTTCAGCTAATGATATTGAAGTATTTTTATTTTCAGACTTACGACCCACTCCAGAACTTTCTTTTGCGGTAAAAGATCTTGATTGTCACTGCGGAATTGTTTTAACCGCCAGCCACAACCCACCAGAATACAATGGTTACAAAGTATACTGGCAGGACGGTGGCCAGTTAGTACCACCACAAGACAAAGCTTTGGTTGAAGAAATTAACGGATTAGAGTATGAAGCAATTAATTTTGACGCGAATACCGATCTAATTCATAAAATAGATAAAGAGGTTGATGAAAAATTTATCAACGCCTCAGTAAAGAACGGAAGCTTTGACACTTCAGCAGAAGCAAAAGCCGATTTAGGTATTGTTTTCACTTCTTTACACGGTACTTCGATAACCATGGTTCCGCCGGTATTAGAAAAAGCCGGATTTACCAATGTAACTATCGTTGAAGAGCAACGCGAACCAGATGGTAATTTCCCAACGGTAAAATCTCCAAATCCTGAAGAACCGGAAGCTCTAAAAATGGCCCTTGATATTGCTGAAGAAAAAGGTGCCGATATCGTGATAGGTACAGATCCTGATTGTGATCGATTAGGAATTGCGGTTAGAAACAGTGAAAACAAATTAGAGCTTTTAAACGGAAACCAAACCATGGTGGTAATGACCTGGTTCCTTTTAGAGCAATGGAAGAAAGCCGATAAAATAGAGGGAAACGAGTTTATCGCTTCTACCATCGTCTCTACACCAATGCTTAAAAACCTTTCTGAAGCATACGGAGTTGAATATAAAGAGGTGTTAACCGGATTTAAATGGATCGCTAAACTAATCAAAGATCATCCAGAACTAGATTTTATAGGTGGTGGTGAAGAAAGCTTTGGTTATATGGTGGGCGACTTTGTTCGCGATAAAGATGCCGTAACCTCTACCCTGTTGGCTTGTGAAATTTCAGCATTCTTAAAAGCTCAGGGAAGTTCTTTCTACGAAAAACTATTAGAACTTTATACCACTTACGGTTTATATAAAGAAGAATTGATTTCTTTGGTTAAAAAAGGAATTGAAGGGGAGCAGGAAATTAAGCAAATGCTTATCGATCTTAGAGAGAAGCCATGGGAAACCATAGATGGTGAAAAAGTGGTGCTCGTTGAGGATTATCAATCTTCTATCGCTAAAAACCAAAATGACCATACGGAAACAGAAATTACCATTCCAAAATCTAATGTACTTATTTACTATACTGAAGACGGAACAAAGATCGCAGCTCGCCCAAGTGGAACTGAGCCTAAGATCAAATTCTACTTCAGTGTAAATACTTCTTTAGATAGCGTGAGTGATTTTGAAGAAAAGAATAAAGAATTAAAAGAGAAAATCAGCCGGATCAAAGCTGAACTGCAATTAGGTTAA
- the mtaB gene encoding tRNA (N(6)-L-threonylcarbamoyladenosine(37)-C(2))-methylthiotransferase MtaB, which yields MMDKKVAFYTLGCKLNFSETSTIARSFQEEGFEKVEFNEYADIYVINTCSVTENADKRFKTIVKQAQKANEEAFIIGVGCYAQLKPEELAAVDGVDLVLGATEKFKITDYLHDLSKNDFGEVHSCEIQEADFYVGSYSIGDRTRAFLKVQDGCDYKCTYCTIPLARGISRSDKLENVLKNAAEISEQGIKEIVLTGVNIGDYGKGEFGNKKHEHTFLDLVKALDEVKGIERLRISSIEPNLLKNETIDFVSDSSTFVPHFHIPLQSGSNDILKLMRRRYLRELYVDRVAQIKKVMPHACIGVDVIVGFPGETDEHFLETYTFLTELDISYLHVFTYSERDNTPAAEMDGVVSNKVRKKRSKMLRGLSAKKRRAFYESQLGTTHTVLFEGENKEGYIHGFTENYVKVKAPWNPELVNTLHQIQLTEIDEDGMVRFEYVKEAEAISA from the coding sequence ATGATGGATAAAAAAGTTGCTTTTTATACACTAGGTTGTAAACTAAATTTCTCGGAAACATCAACAATTGCAAGATCGTTCCAGGAGGAAGGATTTGAGAAAGTGGAATTTAACGAGTATGCAGATATTTATGTAATAAATACCTGTTCTGTGACCGAGAATGCAGATAAGCGCTTTAAAACCATCGTAAAACAGGCTCAAAAAGCAAACGAAGAGGCTTTTATTATTGGTGTAGGTTGTTACGCGCAATTAAAGCCAGAAGAACTGGCAGCTGTAGATGGTGTAGACCTTGTTTTGGGAGCTACCGAAAAATTTAAGATCACCGATTACCTTCATGATCTTTCTAAAAACGATTTTGGAGAAGTACATAGTTGCGAAATTCAGGAAGCCGATTTTTATGTAGGATCATATTCTATTGGAGATCGTACCCGGGCTTTCCTTAAAGTTCAGGATGGTTGTGATTATAAATGCACATATTGTACTATTCCCTTAGCACGCGGAATTTCCCGTAGTGATAAACTGGAAAATGTTTTAAAAAATGCTGCTGAAATTTCTGAACAGGGCATTAAAGAAATAGTCCTTACCGGAGTTAATATTGGCGATTATGGGAAAGGCGAGTTTGGAAATAAAAAGCATGAGCATACTTTTTTAGATCTGGTAAAAGCGCTGGATGAAGTTAAGGGCATTGAAAGACTTCGAATTTCTTCTATCGAACCGAATTTGCTTAAAAATGAGACGATTGATTTTGTTTCAGATAGCAGTACATTCGTGCCGCATTTTCATATTCCGTTACAAAGTGGTAGCAACGATATTCTTAAATTAATGCGACGCCGTTATTTACGTGAGTTGTATGTAGATCGAGTTGCGCAAATTAAAAAGGTAATGCCTCATGCATGTATTGGCGTAGATGTGATTGTTGGGTTTCCCGGAGAAACCGATGAGCACTTTCTGGAAACCTATACCTTTTTAACCGAACTGGATATTTCTTATTTACATGTTTTTACGTATTCTGAACGTGATAATACTCCGGCAGCCGAAATGGATGGTGTAGTTTCTAATAAGGTTCGTAAAAAACGTAGCAAAATGTTACGAGGACTTTCTGCAAAAAAGCGAAGAGCTTTTTATGAGAGTCAACTAGGCACAACGCATACTGTTCTTTTTGAAGGTGAAAATAAAGAAGGTTATATTCATGGGTTTACAGAAAATTATGTAAAAGTAAAAGCTCCGTGGAATCCGGAGCTTGTAAATACGCTTCATCAAATTCAACTTACAGAAATAGACGAAGATGGTATGGTAAGATTTGAATACGTAAAGGAAGCGGAAGCGATAAGCGCTTAA
- a CDS encoding DUF4199 domain-containing protein, with translation MENSTSVKSVASPFGIYLGIILSLITILAYTFNLKLFTSWYLGVFNFIIIIIFLIISEIKTRKAVANPAFPFKDAFIASFIPIAIGLLISTIVSIIIFNFVDPEAAQTVIELTAEMSRNMMERFGLPEAEIEKAVAEVLESNQFTLLNQLKSYIFQLAFWAAISLILALIFRKKDPQTI, from the coding sequence ATGGAAAACTCTACTTCAGTTAAATCGGTTGCGTCACCTTTCGGTATTTATTTAGGAATTATACTCTCACTAATTACTATTTTAGCCTATACATTTAATTTAAAGCTTTTTACAAGTTGGTACCTTGGTGTCTTTAATTTTATTATCATAATTATATTTCTAATCATTTCAGAAATTAAAACAAGAAAAGCCGTTGCAAATCCGGCCTTCCCCTTTAAAGATGCATTTATCGCTTCTTTTATTCCAATTGCAATTGGATTATTAATAAGTACAATAGTATCTATAATTATCTTTAACTTTGTCGATCCTGAAGCTGCTCAAACAGTTATCGAATTGACTGCTGAAATGAGTAGAAATATGATGGAAAGATTTGGTCTTCCCGAAGCTGAGATAGAAAAAGCTGTTGCAGAAGTACTTGAGAGTAATCAATTTACACTTCTAAATCAGCTTAAAAGTTATATATTTCAATTAGCATTTTGGGCTGCTATCAGTTTAATTTTAGCGCTGATTTTCAGAAAAAAAGATCCGCAAACAATTTAA
- a CDS encoding HipA family kinase yields MSNDAFKLRRVNVMRYITPLREGGSLPALADADDDFKYVIKFRGAGHGSKALIADLIGGEIARFLGFKVPEIVFAHLDEAFGRTEGDEEIQDLLKGSQGLNLGLHFLSGAINYDPVVTEIDPETASRIVWLDAYLTNIDRTFRNTNMLSWHNELWLIDHGASLYFHHSWINWEKTAKTSFAFIKDHVLLPQASELEKANSELKKKLTPEVLEDIVNLIPEDWLIWEGADESPAEIREVYLKFLKIRLTHSEIFTKQAQDARESLI; encoded by the coding sequence ATGAGCAATGATGCTTTTAAATTACGAAGGGTAAATGTGATGCGATACATCACACCATTGCGAGAAGGTGGTTCTTTACCTGCGCTTGCCGATGCCGACGATGATTTTAAATACGTTATAAAATTTAGAGGTGCCGGGCATGGCAGTAAAGCTTTGATTGCCGATTTGATTGGTGGTGAAATCGCACGTTTTTTGGGTTTTAAGGTTCCTGAAATTGTTTTTGCTCATTTAGACGAGGCTTTTGGTAGAACTGAAGGTGACGAAGAAATTCAGGATTTACTAAAAGGAAGCCAGGGCTTAAACCTAGGGCTTCATTTTTTATCTGGAGCCATTAATTATGATCCTGTAGTTACCGAAATTGATCCCGAAACCGCCTCCAGAATCGTATGGTTAGATGCCTATTTAACCAATATCGATCGCACGTTTAGAAACACCAATATGTTAAGTTGGCACAATGAACTCTGGCTTATCGATCACGGTGCTTCATTATACTTTCATCATTCCTGGATCAATTGGGAGAAAACAGCAAAAACATCCTTCGCTTTTATAAAAGATCATGTATTACTGCCCCAGGCAAGCGAATTGGAAAAAGCGAATAGCGAACTCAAAAAAAAACTTACCCCAGAAGTCTTAGAAGACATCGTTAATTTAATTCCTGAAGATTGGTTAATTTGGGAAGGAGCCGATGAATCACCTGCAGAGATTAGAGAAGTTTATCTTAAGTTTTTAAAAATACGATTAACTCATTCTGAAATTTTCACAAAACAAGCGCAAGATGCAAGAGAATCACTTATATGA
- a CDS encoding DUF3037 domain-containing protein: MQENHLYEYAVIRIVPKVEREEFINVGVGIFSKSTRFINMRYHLDKNKLKAICPDCDPEEIEKNLESFKRICAGEKDAGPIGQMDAASRFRWLTATRSSVIQTSQTHPGFSKDLEKTLNSLFEEMVL, encoded by the coding sequence ATGCAAGAGAATCACTTATATGAGTATGCCGTAATTAGGATCGTCCCGAAAGTGGAACGGGAAGAATTTATAAATGTTGGCGTGGGCATTTTTTCGAAAAGTACCCGCTTTATCAACATGCGCTATCATTTGGATAAAAACAAATTAAAAGCAATATGTCCAGATTGTGATCCTGAAGAAATAGAAAAAAATTTAGAGTCTTTTAAACGTATTTGTGCAGGAGAAAAAGATGCCGGACCCATTGGGCAAATGGATGCTGCCTCTAGATTTAGATGGTTAACCGCCACTCGCAGCTCTGTGATACAAACCTCCCAGACACATCCAGGATTTAGCAAGGATTTAGAAAAAACATTGAACTCTTTATTTGAAGAAATGGTTTTATAA
- a CDS encoding glycosyltransferase family 2 protein translates to MQISVVIPLLNEEQSLAELYHWIAKVMRSNSFSYEIIFIDDGSTDGSWNTIAAIADKDKAVKGIKFNRNYGKSQALHAGFLKAEGDVVITMDADLQDNPDEIPELYKMITHEQYQLVSGWKKKRYDSVIAKNLPSKLFNAAARKTSGLKLHDFNCGLKAYTKAVVKNIDVYGEMHRYIPVLAKNAGFYRITEKEVKHQARKYGKTKFGPERFIFGFLDLLTIWFLSKFGRRPMHLFGSLGVLMFIIGFFTAGFVGFSKLFKMYHNEPNILVALNPWFYIALTVMIIGSQLFLAGFVGELILRSKRDKERYLITKTTENY, encoded by the coding sequence ATGCAGATTTCCGTAGTTATACCTCTTCTTAACGAAGAACAATCTTTAGCAGAATTATATCATTGGATCGCAAAAGTTATGCGATCCAATTCCTTTTCTTACGAGATCATTTTTATCGATGATGGGAGTACCGATGGTTCCTGGAACACGATCGCCGCTATTGCCGATAAGGATAAAGCGGTTAAAGGCATAAAATTTAATCGTAATTACGGCAAATCTCAGGCACTACATGCCGGCTTTTTAAAAGCAGAAGGTGATGTGGTAATTACCATGGATGCCGACCTTCAGGACAATCCTGATGAAATCCCCGAATTATACAAAATGATCACCCACGAACAATATCAATTGGTTTCTGGGTGGAAAAAGAAACGGTACGACTCGGTAATAGCCAAAAACTTACCATCAAAATTATTTAATGCTGCGGCAAGAAAAACATCAGGATTAAAATTGCACGATTTTAACTGTGGTTTAAAAGCCTATACCAAAGCCGTGGTAAAGAATATAGATGTGTATGGAGAAATGCACCGTTATATCCCGGTTTTGGCAAAAAACGCCGGATTTTATAGAATTACCGAAAAAGAGGTTAAACACCAGGCCAGAAAATACGGGAAAACTAAATTTGGACCAGAGCGCTTTATTTTTGGATTTCTAGACTTATTAACTATTTGGTTTTTATCTAAATTTGGACGAAGACCCATGCATTTATTTGGATCTTTGGGCGTTTTAATGTTTATCATTGGTTTTTTTACGGCGGGATTTGTAGGCTTTTCCAAACTTTTTAAAATGTACCATAACGAGCCTAATATTTTAGTCGCCCTAAATCCATGGTTCTACATTGCACTCACTGTGATGATTATAGGCTCTCAACTTTTTCTTGCAGGATTTGTTGGAGAATTAATCTTACGAAGTAAACGGGATAAAGAACGTTATCTTATTACTAAAACTACAGAGAATTATTAA
- a CDS encoding RNA polymerase sigma factor: MEKTENLLVQQLKDSKTSQQAFRELVSLYKERLYWHIRNIVKNHDDAHDILQNTFIKIFRNIDQFKGDSKLFSWMYRIATNESITFLNKKTKRLQISSDELQDSIINNLESDVYFEGTEIQLKLQKAIASLPRKQQQVFNMKYFEELKYREIADILETSEGALKASYHIAVKKIEEFLKTN; this comes from the coding sequence TTGGAAAAAACCGAAAATTTACTTGTACAACAGTTAAAGGATAGTAAAACTTCACAGCAGGCCTTTAGAGAACTTGTATCTTTATACAAGGAACGCTTGTATTGGCATATACGAAATATTGTAAAAAATCATGACGATGCCCACGATATTTTACAGAATACGTTCATAAAAATTTTCAGAAACATAGATCAGTTCAAAGGAGACAGCAAATTATTTTCCTGGATGTATAGAATCGCCACCAACGAATCGATCACTTTTCTGAATAAAAAGACGAAGCGTTTACAAATTTCCTCAGACGAGCTTCAGGATTCCATCATCAATAATCTTGAAAGTGATGTTTATTTTGAAGGAACCGAGATTCAGTTAAAACTTCAAAAAGCTATTGCCAGCTTACCTAGAAAGCAACAACAGGTTTTTAATATGAAGTATTTTGAAGAATTAAAGTATCGGGAAATTGCAGATATTTTAGAAACCAGTGAAGGTGCATTAAAAGCATCTTATCATATTGCTGTAAAAAAAATTGAAGAATTTTTAAAAACAAATTAA
- a CDS encoding pirin family protein: protein MRNTIYPADLRGKADFGWLNARYSFSFANYFNPNNVHFGLLRVLNDDLVKGGMGFGTHPHQNMEIISIPLQGAIAHKDSMGNASTINAGEVQVMSAGTGVEHSEFNPNSSETLNLLQIWIFPEKENVEPRYDQKNFSELLIPNTLVTVVGPKENNEENALWIHQQAYLSLGNFEQGTNFAYTIKGKNSGVYVFLIEGEASIDGEKLNKRDAMGISETETFEVSFSENSKILLIEVPME from the coding sequence ATGAGAAATACAATTTATCCAGCAGATTTAAGAGGAAAAGCAGACTTTGGGTGGCTTAATGCCCGCTACTCTTTTAGCTTTGCTAATTATTTTAATCCCAACAATGTACATTTTGGACTTTTACGGGTTTTAAACGATGATTTAGTAAAAGGAGGAATGGGTTTTGGAACGCATCCTCACCAGAATATGGAAATAATAAGCATCCCTCTACAGGGCGCTATAGCTCATAAAGATTCCATGGGGAATGCTTCAACAATCAATGCCGGGGAAGTACAGGTAATGAGTGCAGGAACCGGAGTAGAACATAGCGAATTTAACCCCAATTCTTCAGAAACACTCAATCTTTTACAAATCTGGATCTTTCCTGAAAAAGAAAATGTGGAACCGCGATATGACCAGAAAAATTTTTCTGAATTATTAATTCCCAATACCCTGGTAACCGTTGTTGGTCCTAAAGAAAATAATGAAGAAAATGCCCTTTGGATTCATCAACAAGCATATCTATCCCTTGGAAATTTTGAACAAGGCACAAATTTTGCTTATACTATAAAAGGGAAAAATAGTGGTGTTTATGTCTTTTTAATTGAAGGAGAGGCCAGCATCGATGGCGAGAAGCTAAATAAAAGAGATGCTATGGGAATTTCTGAAACTGAAACTTTCGAGGTTTCTTTCAGTGAGAATAGCAAAATACTACTTATTGAAGTACCTATGGAATAG
- a CDS encoding type B 50S ribosomal protein L31: protein MKQGIHPENYRLVAFKDMSNDDVFITKSTAKTRETIEVEGTEYPLIKLEISRTSHPYYTGQTKLVDSAGRIDKFKNKYAKFKKKK, encoded by the coding sequence ATGAAGCAAGGAATCCATCCGGAAAATTATAGATTGGTAGCATTTAAAGATATGTCTAACGACGATGTATTCATTACAAAATCTACCGCAAAGACAAGAGAAACTATTGAAGTAGAAGGTACTGAATATCCATTGATCAAATTGGAGATCTCCAGAACTTCTCATCCATACTATACCGGGCAGACTAAGCTTGTGGATAGTGCTGGTAGAATTGATAAATTCAAGAACAAATATGCTAAATTCAAGAAGAAGAAATAA
- a CDS encoding ABC transporter ATP-binding protein, which produces MSYLKKVLQFAKPYKRYAILNIISNVFYALFSTLSFLAFIPMLQVLFQVNKPITTQPVWNGEWRSLKDFAEQYANFFLNQRIEEYGQISALITICIVIIILFFVKNLFNYLAMYFIATLRNGMLKDIRDKIYDKIVELPVSYFSEKRKGDIISRITSDVQEIQSSFLSMLEMFVKEPLTLLFTLVGMLALSWKLTIFVLIFLPISGLIISSIGKKLKAKSTIAQQENAYFLSVVEETLSSLKIIKGFNAEGKFRDKFQSSTGRLNRTLNTLLHRQNLASPMSEFLGVLVITIVLWFGGNMVLIDNTMDAATFIGFLVLTYNILTPAKAISKATYSVQRGNASSERILEIIETETTLKDAPDAINKVSFDTKIEVENIDFKYEKERVLKNFSMSVPKGQTIALVGQSGSGKSTIANLITRFYDVNQGHIKIDGTDIREISKHSLRNLMGLVTQDSILFNDSIRNNIALGKDDATEEEIIAALKIANAWEFISQMPEGLDANIGDSGNKLSGGQKQRLSIARAVLKNPPIMILDEATSALDTESEKLVQQALENMMRNRTSIVIAHRLSTIQNADNIIVMQRGEIVEQGKHEELLAKRGTYQKLVEMQSFA; this is translated from the coding sequence ATGAGTTACTTAAAAAAAGTTCTTCAATTTGCAAAGCCCTACAAACGCTACGCAATATTGAATATTATTAGCAATGTTTTTTATGCCCTTTTTAGCACCTTATCATTCCTGGCATTTATACCGATGCTACAGGTGCTATTTCAGGTAAATAAACCTATTACTACACAACCAGTGTGGAATGGCGAATGGAGAAGCCTAAAAGATTTTGCTGAGCAGTACGCGAACTTTTTTTTAAATCAACGGATAGAAGAATATGGGCAGATCTCTGCCCTTATTACTATCTGTATTGTAATAATTATCCTGTTTTTTGTAAAAAACCTGTTTAATTATCTAGCCATGTATTTTATCGCTACTTTAAGAAACGGAATGCTTAAAGATATACGCGATAAGATATATGATAAAATTGTAGAATTACCCGTTTCCTACTTTTCTGAAAAACGTAAAGGAGATATTATCTCAAGAATTACCAGCGATGTACAGGAAATTCAATCTTCATTTCTTAGTATGTTAGAAATGTTCGTAAAAGAACCTTTAACATTACTATTTACTCTAGTAGGAATGTTAGCCTTAAGCTGGAAACTTACCATATTTGTACTTATTTTCTTACCGATTTCTGGTTTAATCATTTCTTCTATCGGAAAAAAACTGAAAGCGAAATCGACTATTGCGCAGCAGGAAAATGCCTACTTTTTATCGGTTGTTGAAGAAACCCTGTCGAGTTTAAAAATTATCAAAGGTTTTAATGCAGAAGGCAAGTTTAGAGACAAATTTCAGTCAAGCACCGGCAGGTTAAACCGTACGTTAAATACTTTATTACACCGCCAAAACCTGGCTTCTCCTATGAGTGAGTTTTTAGGAGTTTTAGTCATTACAATCGTGCTTTGGTTTGGCGGAAACATGGTTTTGATAGACAATACCATGGATGCGGCTACTTTTATAGGTTTTCTGGTATTAACCTATAACATTCTTACACCGGCAAAAGCAATTTCAAAAGCAACTTATAGCGTACAACGAGGAAATGCAAGTTCTGAACGTATTTTAGAAATCATCGAAACAGAAACTACTTTAAAAGATGCACCTGATGCTATTAATAAAGTAAGTTTCGACACCAAAATTGAAGTTGAAAATATCGATTTTAAATATGAAAAAGAGCGAGTACTAAAGAACTTTAGCATGAGTGTTCCTAAAGGACAAACTATAGCCCTTGTAGGACAATCTGGTAGTGGAAAATCGACTATCGCCAATCTAATTACCCGTTTTTACGATGTTAACCAGGGACATATTAAAATTGACGGTACCGATATTCGTGAAATTTCCAAGCACTCCTTGCGAAACTTAATGGGATTAGTTACTCAGGATTCTATTCTATTTAACGACAGCATTCGCAATAATATAGCCTTAGGAAAAGATGATGCTACCGAAGAAGAAATTATCGCAGCATTAAAAATTGCCAATGCCTGGGAATTTATTTCGCAAATGCCCGAAGGCTTAGATGCCAATATTGGTGATTCCGGAAACAAATTAAGTGGTGGGCAAAAACAACGTCTTTCGATTGCCAGAGCGGTACTTAAAAACCCGCCGATCATGATTCTGGACGAAGCAACCTCTGCTTTAGATACAGAAAGTGAAAAATTAGTACAGCAAGCCTTAGAAAATATGATGCGTAATCGAACGTCCATAGTGATTGCGCACCGATTAAGCACTATTCAGAATGCTGATAATATTATCGTTATGCAGCGTGGGGAAATTGTAGAACAGGGAAAACATGAAGAACTGCTCGCCAAAAGAGGAACGTACCAAAAGCTTGTAGAAATGCAATCTTTCGCTTAA
- a CDS encoding GlmU family protein, translated as MNYILFDGSVRKQLLPFTFTRPVADIRFGILTMRERWEYILGNTTSTITEDYLSEKWPLVEFEENIMINAAYFPSSALIDQVMNLKKNEAIFDGEDIVAFYAEEDQEVDFEVFKQLEIAGEVLKLAHTWDIFSKNDFAINFDFKLITEDRESEPINSSNFVKNPENIFIEEGAVVENCSLNASTGPIYIGKDALVMEGCFFRGPIAIGEEAVVKMGAKIYGATTIGPGSRAGGEINNSVLFQNSNKGHEGYLGNSVLGEWCNLGADTNNSNLKNNYAEVRLWDYETEGFAKTGLQFCGLMMGDHSKCGINSMFNTGTVVGVSCNIFGTGYPRNFVPSFSWGGSSGMTTYQTKKVFEVACLVLERRKMEFTKEDEAILEHVFEETSKYRRY; from the coding sequence ATGAATTATATACTTTTTGATGGTTCGGTAAGAAAGCAGTTACTCCCTTTTACATTTACCCGGCCGGTAGCCGATATTAGGTTTGGAATATTGACCATGCGAGAGCGCTGGGAATATATTTTAGGCAATACGACTTCTACAATTACCGAGGATTATTTAAGTGAAAAGTGGCCGTTGGTAGAGTTTGAGGAAAATATTATGATTAATGCCGCCTATTTTCCTTCTTCAGCATTGATCGATCAGGTGATGAATTTAAAAAAGAATGAAGCAATCTTTGATGGAGAAGATATCGTTGCTTTTTATGCCGAAGAAGATCAGGAGGTAGATTTTGAAGTATTTAAGCAATTAGAAATTGCAGGCGAAGTGCTTAAGCTAGCGCATACCTGGGATATCTTTTCAAAAAACGATTTTGCCATTAATTTTGATTTTAAATTAATTACGGAAGATCGTGAATCTGAACCTATAAATTCTTCGAACTTTGTAAAAAATCCAGAGAACATTTTTATTGAAGAAGGAGCTGTAGTTGAAAATTGCTCTTTAAATGCGAGTACCGGCCCGATTTATATAGGAAAAGATGCTTTAGTGATGGAAGGTTGTTTTTTTCGTGGCCCTATAGCGATTGGTGAAGAAGCAGTCGTTAAAATGGGCGCTAAAATATATGGAGCAACAACCATAGGCCCCGGGAGTAGAGCAGGAGGCGAGATCAATAATTCAGTATTATTCCAAAACTCCAATAAAGGCCATGAAGGATATTTAGGAAATTCGGTACTTGGAGAATGGTGTAATCTGGGAGCAGATACCAATAATTCAAATCTTAAAAATAATTATGCTGAAGTTCGCCTTTGGGATTACGAGACGGAGGGTTTTGCAAAAACCGGACTTCAATTTTGTGGGTTGATGATGGGCGATCATAGTAAATGCGGAATCAATTCGATGTTTAATACCGGTACGGTGGTTGGAGTAAGTTGTAATATCTTTGGAACGGGATATCCACGAAATTTTGTGCCAAGTTTTAGTTGGGGTGGAAGTTCGGGAATGACTACCTACCAGACCAAAAAGGTTTTTGAAGTAGCCTGCCTTGTTTTAGAACGCCGTAAAATGGAATTTACCAAGGAAGATGAAGCAATTTTAGAACATGTCTTCGAAGAAACTTCTAAGTATCGTAGATATTAA